The following DNA comes from Chrysiogenes arsenatis DSM 11915.
CTTCGGTGTAGGTTTTATACACGCCCTTTGAAAGGAACTCTTCGTCGTTAACGCCCGTCCATACATTCTGCCCTTTTTTGGCAATAATCGTGGCGGTTCCGGTATCCTGACAGGTTGGCAGTTGATATTTGGCAGCTACTTCAGCGTTGCGCAGGAAAGCAATCGCTACCCCTTTGTCGTTCATGGACGCTTCAGGGTCGCTCAAAATTTTGGCAACTTGTTCGTTGTGGCTGGCGCGCAGGAGGAAAGATACGTCCCGCATAGCGTGATTTGCCAGCACGGTGAGTGCTTCCGGAGCAACTTTCAAAACTTCTTGACCATCAAAAGTCGCAGTGCTGACATATTGCTGGGAGTCTGGTACGAGGGTGTACTTGGTCGAATCTTTGCCGAGTGGAAATGGATCCTGATACGTGAATTCGGGCATAGTCCTTCTCCTTTACACTATTCTTAGGGGTATTACGGGAATACGACCATAATGTTACCAAAAATTTCACGAATGGAACAGCGTACTTTGTCGCCGCCAACACACCGAGACTATTCACCAAAAAAAATTATTGACTTCTCCCTTACAACAAGATATTCGTTTCGCGTCTAATCTTTCGCGAAAAAGATTTCGCATTTTAAGCCTCGTTTCCCCTGAACGAAGAAAGAGACCTCACTCATGCCCAATCTCGATCATTGCCAACAGCCAACACTCAGCAAACGCTCAATTGGCCAGCCCACGCGCCTAGGGATCATCGGCGGCGGTCAACTGGCCAAAATGCTTACTATGGAAGCCAAAAAACTTGGTTTTTCGGTGCAGGTGCTCGATCCCACCAGTGATTCGCCAGCAGGTCAAGTCAGCGATAGACAGATCGTCGGCGGTTTTTTCGAGCACGACAAACTGCGCGAACTGGCTACAGAAAGCGATATCCTAACATATGATCTTGAGCATATTGACACCACATCGCTACGCACGCTGGAGGCAGAAGGAGCCATCATCCATCCTGCGCCCGATCTGCTGGAAACGTTGCAGGACAAATGGCGACAAAAAGAGCTGTTCGCAAAGGCGGGTCTGCCGCAACCTGCCTACGAGCGTATGGATACCCTTGACACTGACGCCATGCGCCGTTTCGGGTTCCCGCTGGTGCAGAAAATCCGTCGTGGTGGTTATGATGGTCGTGGCGTGGTAATTCTGCGTGACGCTTCCGAGCTGCACCGCGCCCTGAACGGCCCCAGCCTGCTGGAGCGCTGTGTTCCACTGGCGAAGGAGCTAGCGGTCATGGTAGCGCGCACCAAAAGTGGTGAAGTGCGGACATACCCGGTAGCTGAAATGATTTTCGACTCCCGCAGCAACGCGCTCGATATTTTGCTGGCACCAGCACGCATCGACGATCAACTTGCTTCACGGGCGCGTTCACTGGCAAAGCAAACCGCCGAAGCCTGCGGAGCAGTTGGTATTTTCGGGGTCGAAATGTTTCTGACTCAAGACGGTGACATACTGGTCAACGAAGTAGCTCCACGCCCCCACAACTCCGGCCACTACACCATCGAAGCCTGCCGCACCAGCCAGTACGAACAGCATTTGCGTGCTATTTCTGGCCTGCCGCTGGGGCTTACCGATCAGCACACCCCGGCAGCCATGATCAATCTGGTTGGCGAGCCGGATGCGCACGGCCAGCCGCTCGTCGAAGGGCTGGCGGAAGCACTGGCACTGCCCGGAGTCAGCGTACACCTCTATGGCAAACGCGAAGTGCGTCCTTTCCGCAAAATGGGTCATGCTGTGGCCGTTGACCCTGACCCAGAAAAAGCACTGGCCGTTGCCCGTACCATAAAGCACATCATTAAAATACAAGGAGACAAGACACATGAGTAAAGCAGAAGTCGGCATTATTATGGGCAGCGATTCCGATCTGCCAGTGATGCAACAAGCCGCAGAGATCCTAACACAACTGGGCGTAACGTACGAACTTACCATTGTTTCGGCGCATCGCACGCCCGAGCGGCTGATAACCTATGCAACCACGGCGGCAGCGCGCGGCCTGGACGTTATTATTGCCGGAGCTGGCGGCGCCGCTCATCTTCCTGGCATGGTGGCAGCCTGCACCTCGTTGCCAGTTATCGGTGTGCCGGTCAACGCCACCGCACTACAGGGGATCGACGCCCTGCTTTCCATTGTCCAGATGCCGCGCGGAGTGCCAGTGGCCACCGTCGCCATTGACAATGCCCAGAATGCCGGATTGCTGGCAGCCCAGATTATGGGCGTCAAACGCGCCGCCGTGCGCCAGGCAGTCGAAGCGTTCAGACAGCGCCAAACACAACAGGTGCTGGAAAAAGCCGCCGCGCTCGAAAAAAACACACCAGCATGCAGCGGAGTCAGCACGTAAATGTTCGATAACTTGCTTGATCCCGTTGTGTTATGTTTTGTCGTAGGCGTAACCGCCGGGTTACTGAAGTCCGACCTACGCTTTCCCGATCAACTGTACGAAAGCCTTAGCATCTACCTGCTTTTTGCCATTGGCCTCAAAGGCGGTATCGAACTTTCTCGCGCAGCTCCGGGCGAAGTGTTTGTGCCAGCGCTCGCCACCATTGCGCTGGGAGTCATCATTCCCGTGCTGGCCTACAATGTGCTCAGGCGCTTGGGTCGCTTCAATCAACCGGATGCCGCTGCCATTGCCGCCCATTACGGATCGGTGAGTGCCGTCACCTACGCCGTGGTGATCGCGTACCTTGTGCGGCTTGGGCAGAGCTACGAATCGTACATGACGGTGCTGCTCGTCGTACTGGAGATCCCCGCTATCGCCATCGGTATCCTGATCGCCCGCCTGCGCACCAGTTCTGGCAGCATCAAGTGGGGTTCACTGCTACACGAAGTGTTCCTTGGGAAAAGCATCTACTTACTGATGGCTGGCCTGCTGGTTGGCCTGCTTAGCGGTGCTGAACGGAGCGAAGCCATCGCCCCGCTTTTCAGCGGCCTGTTTAAAGGGGCACTTGCCCTTTTCTTACTGGAAATGGGGATTATTACGTCGCGACGTTTAGGCGACCTGCGTCAGGCAGGCCCTTTTCTGATCGTCTTCGGCATGGCGATGCCGCTGTTCAGCGGTGCGCTTGGCACCATCGCAGGGGTACTCAGTGGACTTTCTCTGGGCGGCACTACTGTGCTTGCCACCCTTGCGGGGAGTGCGTCCTACATCGCGGCGCCAGCGGCCATGCGGATAGCTGTACCCAAAGCGAACCCTACCCTCTATTTAGCGGCATCGCTTGGGGTTACGTTCCCGTTTAATATCATCGCAGGCATTCCCATCTATTATGCGATGGCGAATTTTGCCCACAGCTTAGGAGGTTTCTGATGCCACCAATTCAACGCAAACTGATTACGATCATCGCGGAGTCTGCTTTGGAAAACCGGCTGGTGCGCGATATGAAAGGCTTTGGCGTGAGCGGCTATACCGTTTTTGACGTGCGCGGCGAAGGGACGCGCGGCAAACGCAAAGGGGACTGGGATCATAACCGCAGCGTCTGCCTGACCAGCATTTGTCAGAGCGATTTGGCTCATGCTATACTCGACCACATAGCCGCCACCTATTTTGAGGATTATGCTATTGTCGCCTACCTAAGCGATGTTGAAGTACACCGTGGCAACAAATTTTAACCCCTTGCACAGCGAGAAACCTATGCCCACACACGAGAGCCAACCAGAGCGGAAAACCCCTGGCGGCGAATGGACCTTTCTGAATAATCACACGCATGTTTTGCTGTGTCTGGCACGCGAGCCGGGAGCCAGACTGCGCGACGTCGCACAGCTTGTCGGCATTACCGAGCGCGCCGTGCAGAAAATCGTGCGCGAACTGGAGGAAAGCGCGGTTCTGCAACGCTTTCGCGATGGCCGCCGCAATCGTTACCAGATCGACCTGCAACAACCGTTGCGTCATCCACTGGAGAGCAACTTCACGGTAGGGGAGTTGCTGGGGCTATTTTTTCATAAAGAGGAATCGAATTGACGGCTCAGTTTTTCCGGATTCAGGTCGGCTGAGTCTGTTCTGCGTGATTATGTCGCGATCGTGTGACGTTGCAACTCACGAGCGCCATACTCGTAGTAGTGGAGAGTATGGTGCCCGTTAGTTGTCGATTGTTAGATCTAATGTTGTATTTCATCACCAAACTGCACCTTCTCGTTACGAGCCAGTCGCTCTAGAACGAGCCTAGGGATAACTTGAGCAGCGTACTTGGCAAACACGATCCATTGCATAAAGCAGAGTAAAAGAATGCCTGAGCCAAGAATTGCGAAATCCGCAATATTGGGGGTCGCTAGACCTAGAAGGGAAGAAATAATTAACACCAGTGACAAAAGCCCAACTCCATTTACGAGCGTAATTCTCTTCATGTGTTCATTCTTCTGCTCGTTTGCTGCGTTGGCGATATAAATACGCATCGCCGGCCCGCCCATACTCTCCACCGGATATTTGGAATTTATTTTCTTTACATAGTCTTCCATGTTCTTCAGAGATGCCAAAAAGGTGTACGAAGCTCTGGATATTTTTCTGTAGGCGGATATGGTGAGCAAAGTAAGCGCGCCTGAGCATAGAAAGTCCAAAACGCGTATCTTGGTTAGGGTTGCTTCATCCGAAAGAAGCAAATCGCCGACACTCTTATATAGTATTGACCCCCATACCCCACCATCGCCTGTGCACATAAGCGCATGTATGGCAATGAGATAGACCAGGAAGGCCAGCGCCTCAAAGAAAGTGAACGATAATCCAACCTCCTCAGAATACTTCTCTTTAAGTACGTCAAAGATATCCGACATTGTTAGCCTAGTAAATCTATGAAGTAAATATCTCCGGCATTCGGATCAAAAGCGCCATATTCAATAACGGGAGCACCAATGAATATCATATCATCATTGTTGCCAAGATAAGGATGAGCCTTAACAAAGTCTTTGTCATGTAGAAAGTGGACTATTACGGCTTTGTCATTCTCTAGGTTAACCACTTTTCCATTAAGGCGATCACGGTCTAGCTGCCGAACACGCGCAACGTAGATTACTGGTTCCCCGACTTCTCGACGCGACACAATTGAGTGGAATCTTTCACTTTTGTGCTTATTGAATTTATACTTAAGCAACTTGTCCCCATGAGTCTCTATCTCCAAAAAACTCTCTCCCGAGTTTTGAGAACGAATAATGGATAACACTTGGTCGATCTCTCTATTGATTGAACGATCCGCATAAGTCCGGATGACCTTCTCCCCAGGATTATCGATAAGAGCCCGAAAAGGTGTCGGCTCCAAAATCCCATGTGCGAGTTGATTTTTTCTACTTTCGACTTGCTGCGACATTGAATAAGCAACCTCCTCGCCTTCAGCCAACACACGTTCCATGGCAGGGGTTAGCGCTGAGGAAATTCGATTAACGATCTGCTTTCCTGCGTCAGATAATAGCCTTTGAACAAATCCTCCTTCTTCTGGATAGAGGGCAACAAAGTCTGCGAATGGGTAATCCTCCCCTCGCATGCGAGCATATTTCCATAGATTTCCATACTTTAAATCTAAATATGCTCGATCAATAGCATTCTGTGTATGGACTAGCGATTTACCGAGAGTTCTCGCAGAGACCATGTGATCTACGACGATCTCGCCTTCAAAGTGAAGAGATAGGCTACCATTATTTTGCACAGTCTTTCCTCGCTTCTTTTTGATCTAACGCCACATTGCAGCAGCTTGTCCGCTACAATGCTTTTTAAGCCATCTGTTCACAATGCATGCAGCTATTCTCAGCAAGCTTGCTTTCGCCTTATATTTAAACATATTACGAACACCTTAGCCTTTACCCTGCCCAGTATAGACAGGTCAGTCTGTACTGACTTAAATCCATCAATCAAGCCGAGAAATGCTGCCTTATAGCACATTGCCATTTGCCCTATCACCTGTTTTTTGCGCCGTTTTCTAAAATAAACAAATATCGTTACGCAAAAGACACGAAAAAGCTATAGCATCAGCCCTACATTTATGATCATAAGCACTCTGACGTATGCGCGAAATATGACGATTGATGCGTGATAAATACGGGAAAAATTACTGGTTAAAAGCTTTCGCCCCTTGCCGCAGAACGCAGCAAGGGGCGAAACTATGAAAATCAATCAAGTGAAGAGAGTTTCCCCTCTGGTATAACCAGTTACTGCGCTACTGCGTTGTAACCAAGTTCAAATGCTTTCGTGTTCACGGCCACGGTTTTTGGCGGCACTTTTTCCTGAATAACATCCAGCCAGATCTGCTTGTCATAGTGCATCAGTCGCGCGAGCGAGCCAATCAGCACCACGTTGGTGGCTTTAATCGTTCCCGCCTCAGTCGCCAACTGCGACGCATCGACGAGAAAGTACTTTTTCATGTTCTGCTGGAAATAGGCGTCAAGGTCTTCGGGGTAGCTGTCAATCCCAACGTTCACATTGGTGGGGACAATACGGGTATCATTGATGATACTCACGGTTTGCGGCCCGATCAGCCCCTGCCAGCGGAGGGTTTCCATCTTTTCAAAGGAGAGTAAAAAGTCGCTCGCTCCTTGCGCAATCAGTGGCGAAAAGACCTTTTCGCCAATGCGCACGTGACTGACAACCGAACCGCCACGTTGTGCCATGCCGTGCACTTCGCTTTTCTTGACATCAAGGCCGAGGCGCAGCGCGATTTCGCTGAGAATTTCGCTGGCCAGCAGAATTCCCTGTCCACCCACGCCAGCAATCAGGATATTGGTTATTTTACTCATACTTCACCACGATTCTTTTTTTCCGGAACAATAAAGGCATCAACTGGGCATTCTGGAACACAAACATCGCAACCGGTGCAAAGGGTAATATCGACGGTCACTTTTTTGCCTGCGCCATCCCACACGAGTGCAGGGCAGCCAACTTTCAGGCAGGCTTTGCAACCGATACACTTGAGCGCGTCAATGGTCAGTGGTTCTTCGATGATTTCGCGGAAAGCGAGAACGCACTCTTTTTCCACGATAACCACGCTCAGCTCGTCGCGCTCGATTTCGCGCTTTGCCAGCTCATGCAATTTTACCGTATCAAACGGGTTGCCTTTGTACACGTGCTCCACGCCAACCGCGCGGCAGAGCGCCACCATGTCGACATTGTTCGTCGCTTCGCCCATCAGCGTGGTGCCGTAGCCCGGATTTTCCTGCTGGCCTGTCATCGCGGTGGTGCGGTTATCAAGGATAAACACCGTGCCAGTTGATTTATTGTAGACCATGTTAATGAGTGAGTTGATGCCAGTGTGCAGGAAAGTAGAGTCGCCAATCACGGCCACAACTTTCTTCTTCTCCGCACCACTGAGCACATGCCCCATCCCGTGCGCCATACCAAGGCTGGCACCCATACACACGCAAGCATGAATACCGTCCAGCGGCTTATTGACCCCAAGGGTATAGCAACCGATATCGCCGGAAACAAAGGTTTTGAGTTTTTTTAGAACGGTAAACGTGCCACGGTGCGGGCATCCAGGGCAGAGCACTGGCGGACGCGGCGGCAACGCTTTGGCAGGGATCGTCGTCGAAGACGATGGAATACCGAACCCTTTTGCTACAAGGTCGGGATTTAACTCGCCTTGCAAGCCAAACAGGTTTTTGCCATCGCACTTGAAGCCGAGCGCTTTCACGGCGGTTTCAATATAAGGATCAAGTTCTTCGACTACGATGACACGCTCTACGCTGGAGCAGAAGCGGCTCAGCACATCGTCACTCAGCGGATGAATCATACCGAGTTTGAGAACGCTCCAGTTTTCCGGAATCACTTCCATCACGTATTGGTAACTGGCACCGGAAGTAATGACGCCAACCGAACGATCGTTTTTCATGTCAGTTCGGTTCAGTTCACTCTCGGCAGCGTGCAAGCGCAGTTTATTCAACGTCTCTTCCAGCACCACGTGACGCGCGCGGGCAAAAGCGGGAATCATCACGTATTTCTGCGGATTGACTTCCAACGAACAGTGGCGACCGCTGAGGTCAAGCGGTGCGGCGCGGTGAACGACCCCTTTCCCATGGTTCACACGTGTAGTCGTACGAACAATAACGGGGATATCAAATTCCTCACTCAGATCGAATGCCATGCGGGTAAAATGGTACGCTTCGTCAGAATCCGATGGCTCTAGGATCAGCACTTTAGCGGCTGGCCCGTAGTGGCGGTTATCCTGCTCGTTCTGACTGGAATGCATGCCGGGATCGTCGGCGCAAATAACGACCAAACCACCACGCACGCCGGTATAGGCGGCGGTGAAAAGTGGATCGGCGGCCACGTTCAGGCCAACGTGCTTCATGGTTGAAAGGGCGCGTGCTCCGGCAAACGAAGCGCCAATACACACTTCAAGGGCTACCTTTTCGTTCGGCGCCCACTCGCAATACACGGCGCGATATTTCGCCAAATTTTCTAAAATCTCGGTACTCGGCGTTCCTGGGTAGCCAGATGCCAATTTGACGCCCGCATCGACAGCGGCCATAGCAATGGCTTCGTTGCCGGAAAGGAGAACCTTCTCGGCATATTCAACAGTGGTTTGTGTCATAGAACATTACTCCATATAAGATCAATCAACTGCGCGTGAGTTATACGCGAAAAGCGTGTACGGCTCAAGTGCTTCCGATGCAAACGGTTGAAAGCAGGGGGCGGACAGCATAGGGGCTGCCCGCCATTCCCGAGTATTCCTATTGCTGCGGCTTGCGGCGCAGATCTAGGGTGTACGGATGTTCGGGGTCGATACTCTCGCGCAGCGGTTCGCGCGTTTCAATCCGTCCATTCGGCGCGTAGTCAGCGAGTTGCACCATCCCGCCCTGAGCTGATACTTGCCCCGGCGTGTGGCCATAGCCCCAAAAGCGGCTGATGCGGCGCGATTCGGCTTCATACGCATTGACGGGGAAGGTTTCGTAGCTGAGTCCGCCGGGGTGGGCGACATGGTAGGTGCACCCGCCAACGCTGTGGCCGCTCCAAGTGTCGATGATATCGAGCACGATCGGGGCGTGCGGAGCAATGGTCGGGTGCAACGCTGATGGCGGCTGCCAGGCGCGGTAGCGAATCCCCGCAACATATTCGCCCTGCGTTCCGGTATTGCAAAGCGGCACGCGCCGCCCGTTGCAGGTCAGCACGTAGCGACTGTCAATCATCCCTTTGACGCGCACTTGCACGCGTTCAACGGAGGAATCAACATAGCGCGCGGTTCCCTGCCCCGTCACCTCTTCGCCCAGCACGTGCCACGGCTCAATCGCCATCCGCAATTCCACTTCCATATCGCGAATAATCACGCGACCATAATGCGGGAAGCGGAATTCAAGGAATGGGTCAAACCAATCAAGCTGAAAAGGGAACCCAGCACGATTCAGGTCGCCGACGACATCGGCAACGTCACGATGCACATAATGCGGCAGCATAAAGCGGTCGTGTAACTGTGTCCCCCAGCGGACGAGTGGTTTTTCATACGGCGTCTGCCAGAACCATGCGAGCAGCGAACGAACCAGCAACATCTGCACGCAGCTCATACGAGCGTGTGGCGGCATATCAAAGGCGCGCAGTTCGACAATCCCCAGTCGCCCCGTACTGGAGTCAGGCGAAAAGAGTTTATCGATGCAAAATTCAGCGCGGTGCGTGTTGCCGGTGATATCTACCAGCAGATTGCGCAGCAGGCGATCAACCATCCAGAACGGTGTGTGCTGATCTTTATCCGGCATTTCTTGGAACGCAATTTCGAGTTCGTAGAGCGTTTCGTGGCGCCCTTCGTCAACACGTGGCGCTTGCGATGTCGGCCCGATAAACATACCGGAAAAAAGATACGACAGGCCGGGATGATGCTGCCAATAGGTGATAAAGCTGCGCAGCACATCAGGACGGCGCAGCATTGGGCTATCAGACGCCGTTGCACCACCAATCGTCACGTGGTTGCCGCCGCCAGTTCCAACATGGCGCCCATCAAGCATAAACTTTTCCGTGCCAAGGCGCGAAAAATGGGCATGTTCATACAACGTAGTCGTGTTGCGCACGATTTCGTCCCAGTTATTCGCGGGGTGAATGTTGACTTCGATAACGCCTGGATCAGGCGTCACCATCAGTTGTTCCATGCGCCAGTCACGCGGGGGGTTGTAGCCTTCAAGGATAACCGGAAGTTTCGTAACGCGAGCCGTTGCTTCGATACTGGCGATAAGGTCAAGATAATGCTCTAGATATGCCATTGGAGGGAGGAAGATGTGCAACCGGCCATCGCGTGGTTCCACGCACAGTGCCGTAGGGAACACAGCGGTTTCGCCACTGGCAACCTGATGCGTGTCGGCATATTCGGCACCCGCCGTGCGCTCGTCGACCAGTTTGCTGTAGCGTCGCGTTACTTCACCGTACATGTCGCCAAGTGGAGGCACTTTATCAAAAAGACAACGGGGCTGGATTTTTGGACGCTCTTCCGGTGCGACCCACTGCACGGAATCAAGTGGCAGGCGAAATCCCATCGGTGAGGTGCCGGGAAGAAGAAATAAATTTTTACGCCGGAACTCCCAGCGGCACGAACGCCATCCGGTGCGTTGGTAATCCCATGCCAGCGGGATTACATAGCCGGTTGGAACATCGAGCCCACGCTCAAGGAGCTTGGCAAGTTGCTGTCGTTCAAGGTCATCCTTCAGGTTGACTTTCAGTGGGTCGACGTTGACGGGGAGATTTTTCTCTTTCCACAGGTGATACCATGTGTCTTCATACGCTGGCTGTGTAAAGTTTTTCGCAATGCCAAGATGGTCGGCAAGTGACTGTATGAATTGCTCAGCGTGCTCGATACCGTGCTTGTAATCGACGGCTGGACTGGCGAGAAGCTTGGGGTTGCGCCATACTGGCTGACGATCTTTGCGCCAGAAACAACCATACTGCCAGCGGGGAAGCGGCTCACCGGGATACCATTTCCCCTGCCCGTACTGCAACACGCCACCAGCACCAAAGGCTTCACGCAGTCGCAGAATCAAATCCTGTGCGAGCGCTCGTTTCTGTGGGCCATCGGCGGCAGTGTTCCATTCGGGCGCTTCCATATCGTCAACCGAAATAAAGGTTGGTTCGCCACCCATCGTCAGTCGCACATCGTTGGCATCAAGCACTTCATCAACTTTGTATCCGAGCGCTTTCACCGCTTCCCACTGCTCATCGGTATACGGCTTCGTGGTGCGGGGGTCTTCGTGAATGCGTGTGACGCGGTTTTCAAATTCAAATTCAGTCTCGCATTTGTCGGTCATCCCGGTGACGGGGGCGGCGCTGATTGGGTCGGGCGTTCCCGCCAATGGGATATGCCCTTCGCCCGCAAAGAGGCCTGACGTTGGATCAAGACCAATCCAGCCTGCGCCGGGGAGATAGACTTCTGTCCAAGCGTGCAGATCGGTAAAATCTTTTTCAGGACCGGAAGGGCCGTCGAGCGACTTGACATCAGCGGTAAGCTGCACGAGATAGCCAGACACAAAACGCGCCGCCAAACCGAGGTGACGCAAGATCTGCACCAGCAACCATGCGGAGTCACGACACGAACCAACACGCGATGCCAGTGTTTCTTCTGCCGTTTGTACGCCGGGCTCCATGCGAATGGAATATCCAATATGTTGTGAAATAAGGCTGTTGACTTTCACTAAGAAATCGACACTGCGGAGTGGCTCAGAAGTATCAATTTGTTTCAGCCACTTCAGAAGGAGCGGGCCGCGTTCCGTCACTTCCATATACGGGATGAGTTCTTTTTTCAGTTGCTCTTTATAGGTGAAAGGAAAAGTTTCTGCATATTCTTCGGCAAAGAAATCAAACGGATTGATAACCGTCATATCTGCCAATACTTCTACTTCTACGGTAAGTTCACGGGTTTTTTCGGGAAAGACAACCCGAGCAAGAAAATTGCCAAATGGATCTTGCTGCCAATTGATAAAGTGTTTTTCCGGTGTAATCCGCAGCGAATATCCTTTGATCGGGGTGCGGCTATGCACCGCAGGACGAAGGCGAAAGATATGAGGGGAAAGCGAAACGAGGCGATCAAACTTGTAGACCGTACGGTGATGGATGGCGACAGAAATGGTCATAAAGCCTCCTCATAATGTATATACAACTGATTCGTACGTTGAAATATGCCGGCAACTATAGCATGATGCCACCTTACCAAATATCAAAATCAGCCCAATGCTG
Coding sequences within:
- the purK gene encoding 5-(carboxyamino)imidazole ribonucleotide synthase; the protein is MPNLDHCQQPTLSKRSIGQPTRLGIIGGGQLAKMLTMEAKKLGFSVQVLDPTSDSPAGQVSDRQIVGGFFEHDKLRELATESDILTYDLEHIDTTSLRTLEAEGAIIHPAPDLLETLQDKWRQKELFAKAGLPQPAYERMDTLDTDAMRRFGFPLVQKIRRGGYDGRGVVILRDASELHRALNGPSLLERCVPLAKELAVMVARTKSGEVRTYPVAEMIFDSRSNALDILLAPARIDDQLASRARSLAKQTAEACGAVGIFGVEMFLTQDGDILVNEVAPRPHNSGHYTIEACRTSQYEQHLRAISGLPLGLTDQHTPAAMINLVGEPDAHGQPLVEGLAEALALPGVSVHLYGKREVRPFRKMGHAVAVDPDPEKALAVARTIKHIIKIQGDKTHE
- the purE gene encoding 5-(carboxyamino)imidazole ribonucleotide mutase — protein: MSKAEVGIIMGSDSDLPVMQQAAEILTQLGVTYELTIVSAHRTPERLITYATTAAARGLDVIIAGAGGAAHLPGMVAACTSLPVIGVPVNATALQGIDALLSIVQMPRGVPVATVAIDNAQNAGLLAAQIMGVKRAAVRQAVEAFRQRQTQQVLEKAAALEKNTPACSGVST
- a CDS encoding sodium-dependent bicarbonate transport family permease, with the translated sequence MFDNLLDPVVLCFVVGVTAGLLKSDLRFPDQLYESLSIYLLFAIGLKGGIELSRAAPGEVFVPALATIALGVIIPVLAYNVLRRLGRFNQPDAAAIAAHYGSVSAVTYAVVIAYLVRLGQSYESYMTVLLVVLEIPAIAIGILIARLRTSSGSIKWGSLLHEVFLGKSIYLLMAGLLVGLLSGAERSEAIAPLFSGLFKGALALFLLEMGIITSRRLGDLRQAGPFLIVFGMAMPLFSGALGTIAGVLSGLSLGGTTVLATLAGSASYIAAPAAMRIAVPKANPTLYLAASLGVTFPFNIIAGIPIYYAMANFAHSLGGF
- a CDS encoding P-II family nitrogen regulator — protein: MPPIQRKLITIIAESALENRLVRDMKGFGVSGYTVFDVRGEGTRGKRKGDWDHNRSVCLTSICQSDLAHAILDHIAATYFEDYAIVAYLSDVEVHRGNKF
- a CDS encoding helix-turn-helix transcriptional regulator, encoding MPTHESQPERKTPGGEWTFLNNHTHVLLCLAREPGARLRDVAQLVGITERAVQKIVRELEESAVLQRFRDGRRNRYQIDLQQPLRHPLESNFTVGELLGLFFHKEESN
- a CDS encoding indolepyruvate oxidoreductase subunit beta, which encodes MSKITNILIAGVGGQGILLASEILSEIALRLGLDVKKSEVHGMAQRGGSVVSHVRIGEKVFSPLIAQGASDFLLSFEKMETLRWQGLIGPQTVSIINDTRIVPTNVNVGIDSYPEDLDAYFQQNMKKYFLVDASQLATEAGTIKATNVVLIGSLARLMHYDKQIWLDVIQEKVPPKTVAVNTKAFELGYNAVAQ
- the iorA gene encoding indolepyruvate ferredoxin oxidoreductase subunit alpha, which produces MTQTTVEYAEKVLLSGNEAIAMAAVDAGVKLASGYPGTPSTEILENLAKYRAVYCEWAPNEKVALEVCIGASFAGARALSTMKHVGLNVAADPLFTAAYTGVRGGLVVICADDPGMHSSQNEQDNRHYGPAAKVLILEPSDSDEAYHFTRMAFDLSEEFDIPVIVRTTTRVNHGKGVVHRAAPLDLSGRHCSLEVNPQKYVMIPAFARARHVVLEETLNKLRLHAAESELNRTDMKNDRSVGVITSGASYQYVMEVIPENWSVLKLGMIHPLSDDVLSRFCSSVERVIVVEELDPYIETAVKALGFKCDGKNLFGLQGELNPDLVAKGFGIPSSSTTIPAKALPPRPPVLCPGCPHRGTFTVLKKLKTFVSGDIGCYTLGVNKPLDGIHACVCMGASLGMAHGMGHVLSGAEKKKVVAVIGDSTFLHTGINSLINMVYNKSTGTVFILDNRTTAMTGQQENPGYGTTLMGEATNNVDMVALCRAVGVEHVYKGNPFDTVKLHELAKREIERDELSVVIVEKECVLAFREIIEEPLTIDALKCIGCKACLKVGCPALVWDGAGKKVTVDITLCTGCDVCVPECPVDAFIVPEKKNRGEV
- a CDS encoding DUF2126 domain-containing protein is translated as MTISVAIHHRTVYKFDRLVSLSPHIFRLRPAVHSRTPIKGYSLRITPEKHFINWQQDPFGNFLARVVFPEKTRELTVEVEVLADMTVINPFDFFAEEYAETFPFTYKEQLKKELIPYMEVTERGPLLLKWLKQIDTSEPLRSVDFLVKVNSLISQHIGYSIRMEPGVQTAEETLASRVGSCRDSAWLLVQILRHLGLAARFVSGYLVQLTADVKSLDGPSGPEKDFTDLHAWTEVYLPGAGWIGLDPTSGLFAGEGHIPLAGTPDPISAAPVTGMTDKCETEFEFENRVTRIHEDPRTTKPYTDEQWEAVKALGYKVDEVLDANDVRLTMGGEPTFISVDDMEAPEWNTAADGPQKRALAQDLILRLREAFGAGGVLQYGQGKWYPGEPLPRWQYGCFWRKDRQPVWRNPKLLASPAVDYKHGIEHAEQFIQSLADHLGIAKNFTQPAYEDTWYHLWKEKNLPVNVDPLKVNLKDDLERQQLAKLLERGLDVPTGYVIPLAWDYQRTGWRSCRWEFRRKNLFLLPGTSPMGFRLPLDSVQWVAPEERPKIQPRCLFDKVPPLGDMYGEVTRRYSKLVDERTAGAEYADTHQVASGETAVFPTALCVEPRDGRLHIFLPPMAYLEHYLDLIASIEATARVTKLPVILEGYNPPRDWRMEQLMVTPDPGVIEVNIHPANNWDEIVRNTTTLYEHAHFSRLGTEKFMLDGRHVGTGGGNHVTIGGATASDSPMLRRPDVLRSFITYWQHHPGLSYLFSGMFIGPTSQAPRVDEGRHETLYELEIAFQEMPDKDQHTPFWMVDRLLRNLLVDITGNTHRAEFCIDKLFSPDSSTGRLGIVELRAFDMPPHARMSCVQMLLVRSLLAWFWQTPYEKPLVRWGTQLHDRFMLPHYVHRDVADVVGDLNRAGFPFQLDWFDPFLEFRFPHYGRVIIRDMEVELRMAIEPWHVLGEEVTGQGTARYVDSSVERVQVRVKGMIDSRYVLTCNGRRVPLCNTGTQGEYVAGIRYRAWQPPSALHPTIAPHAPIVLDIIDTWSGHSVGGCTYHVAHPGGLSYETFPVNAYEAESRRISRFWGYGHTPGQVSAQGGMVQLADYAPNGRIETREPLRESIDPEHPYTLDLRRKPQQ